The nucleotide window TATTCTTCTATGGTCCCTTATTATGTTTTACCTCTTGATATAATAAACTTCTTCGTGCTGCCTTGATAAGCTTAATTCCAACATATCTTAGTTAAATGTTTTATGTTGTTCTTCATATTATATTCATTATATTTAATATCAATCTCTTTTTTTCAAGATACTCTTTAAAGAAtcaataattaatttgatttattctTCAATACACCTTTAATATGTGATATAATAAACTTCTCTATGacacattgataagtttaattctaACACCTCTTAATTTTCTATTATTCTTCAGATTGCCGGGTAAAGCATTTGCGGACAATCAACACATCTGGTTGAACGGTGCTCAATTTGCAAATTGCAAGATGTTTTCACGCTCTCTTTTAGCAAAGGTAGTATACCTAGCCAGTTAGATTTTCTAATGTTGTAATTAAATATGTAATTAGAACAAGAAGCTAAAATTGGCgacttttttaatttttgatatgttACTTGCGGAATGCTTAATTTGGACCATGTCACACATCATCTAGAGTGCATCTATTCAGGTATGGTTAGGGTCTTAGTTTCAATTGACCAATTACACCGTGACAGTCTCTCTCGACAACCTTTAAGTGAATATATGTCTGGACGAGTTATAATATAATTTGTCATGGTGTCTATTTGCAGACTGTGGTGTGCATCCCTATCATGGATGGTGTACTAGAGCTCGGAACAAATGATCTAGTAAGTTCTATTCTATTGTTCTTATGAAGATTTCAAGTAGGGTATTCTGAACTATTATACTTCTCATACAACTATGTCTCCTTTAATTTTATGTGACTTTAGATTTTGGAGGATCCTGCCATCATAGAGAAGATCACAAGTTCTCTCTGGGAGCTACCAAATCCGATTTGCTCTGAGCAATCTATATCCGGTCGTCGAATGCCTGAGAACGACGAAGATAATTTATGCCCTAATCTTGATAATAACATAGATGACTGTATCGGCTTGGAGGACCAGAATCTGATCGCTGATCCTCAAACCCAATTGGGCAATGGTCCGACACACATTCCATTTCATTTGTATGCCTCTATCGAACAAACAGAACCAGTCCGATGCAGGGACGAAGAGCTACATACAAGCATACGTGAAGAACTAATTGTAGGTTCTTCAGATGGTAGTTTAAATGATGGCTGCCCCACGCAAAAGGTAGAAGATGCATTTGGAGTTGATGGGCTAAATGACATATCTCAGACTCAGAGTAGGCAGTTTATGGATGATGAGTTTAGCAATGTCCTACATGGCTATTTGGATTGTGATGTGCATGAACCGATGTCTTTCGTTAATGCTCGGAGAGTTGTCTCTGGAACTGAGGGAGGAAGAAAAGACAACCAGATTCTTGACGGTGTTCAACAGAGAAGCCTTAGCAGGATAGTTCCACTGGATCTTGATGGTGATGATTCACACTCTGCAAAGACAGTTGCTGTCATTTTACAGAATTCAAAACATGTAAAACCAGTTTCAAGCTGCCCGAAGATTTCTCATAAATCCAGTTTTGCAATCTGGAGAATTGATATGAACCCACCAAAACCATTCACTAGCATGTCTCAGAAGCTCTTAAAGAAACTTCTAGTGGATAAAACATGGTTGCATGACGGACGCCTGCAGAGTCATCAAGAAAATGGGATGCAGGAAAAAACTTGCAAGCCAGAGGGAGAGTCCGGTGTACGTCATGTCTTAtcagagaggaggagaagagagaagttGAAGGAGAAATTTCTTGTTTTGAGATCACTTATTCCGTCTATCAGCAAGGTAGTAGAATTAGTTCCTGAGGGAAGATATACTTCTAGAATGGTATCAGATGGTTTTCTCAATATATTTCTGTTCATGTGAAATTTCTGACAATTTTTGCCGAATCCAAAATTTTGGTGATAAGCTAGAAATATTTTGCCTATTATTTGGGAAAATATATCTTTGACCTATCACCTTTGTTTATAGAATTTAATTtgctgtaattttctttttgtcatcaGGTCGACAAGGCATCCGTCCTTGGTAACACCATAGATTATCTGAAAGATCTTGAGAGAAGAGTGCTGGAGTTGGAATCCAGCCAGGAGCCAGCGGAGCTTGAGATTGCAGAGAGCAGGAAGCATCCTGATGTAGCAGAGCGATCATCTGAAAATTACAGAAATAAAGAGATCGTAAATGGCGAGAAATCTTTAGCAAAGAAGCGGAAAGTATGTGACGTCGATAGATCAAATGCCGAGCACCTCTGGATCTTGACCAAGGATGGTCCAATCGAGGTAAACGTCACCATGAAGGACAAAGAGGTTTTGGTAGAGATTCACTGTCCATGGAGGGAATGCTTGGTGTTCGAGATAGTGGAATCCATAAGCAACCTCCAATTGGATCTGCTATCGGTGCAATCTTCCACTGTCGATGGCTTGCTTTCCCTGGCAATAAAATCCAAGGTTTGGATACATCCAACAGCCTCATTAGTGGATTGCTTCCTGCTGTGTTTTCTAGTTACTGATTTGCTTTTGGTCTCCACTACAGTTTAGAAGCACCAGTGTTGCCTCCCCAGGAATGATAAAGCAATCACTTCAAAGAGTGATGGGATTATTAT belongs to Musa acuminata AAA Group cultivar baxijiao chromosome BXJ3-5, Cavendish_Baxijiao_AAA, whole genome shotgun sequence and includes:
- the LOC135637951 gene encoding anthocyanin regulatory Lc protein-like, which gives rise to MTADLEIHEEMLVRHIRKQLAAIVTKIHWSYSFFWSTSTTQPGVLEWCGGFYNGQIKTRKMIQPIELEADQMSLQRSEQLRELYESLSSGDSNQQMRRACAALYPEDLTDAEWYYLTCMSFVFNIGQGLPGKAFADNQHIWLNGAQFANCKMFSRSLLAKSASIQTVVCIPIMDGVLELGTNDLILEDPAIIEKITSSLWELPNPICSEQSISGRRMPENDEDNLCPNLDNNIDDCIGLEDQNLIADPQTQLGNGPTHIPFHLYASIEQTEPVRCRDEELHTSIREELIVGSSDGSLNDGCPTQKVEDAFGVDGLNDISQTQSRQFMDDEFSNVLHGYLDCDVHEPMSFVNARRVVSGTEGGRKDNQILDGVQQRSLSRIVPLDLDGDDSHSAKTVAVILQNSKHVKPVSSCPKISHKSSFAIWRIDMNPPKPFTSMSQKLLKKLLVDKTWLHDGRLQSHQENGMQEKTCKPEGESGVRHVLSERRRREKLKEKFLVLRSLIPSISKVDKASVLGNTIDYLKDLERRVLELESSQEPAELEIAESRKHPDVAERSSENYRNKEIVNGEKSLAKKRKVCDVDRSNAEHLWILTKDGPIEVNVTMKDKEVLVEIHCPWRECLVFEIVESISNLQLDLLSVQSSTVDGLLSLAIKSKFRSTSVASPGMIKQSLQRVMGLL